In Dehalococcoidia bacterium, the following are encoded in one genomic region:
- a CDS encoding YceI family protein, translating to MSLFRPRILLSVVVLAVLGVAAAGAGWWFFVREDNQLATSAPEIPADLVEGATTPAADATAVDALPDDALTFRVIPERSEAAYFADETLASVGLPSTAKGATTEIEGEFHLTADGLALAEGATSSFEVQLATITSNEGRRDNRMREALEVTRYPSATFTVSSVTGYDPAIAEGEEQSLQLTGTLDLHGVQREVTWDVLARRQGDVFTALATLNFLYSDFKIPVLNIGGFVSVEDDVTLQIQIVAQAV from the coding sequence ATGAGTCTCTTCCGTCCGCGTATCCTGCTGTCCGTCGTCGTGCTGGCAGTCCTGGGAGTCGCAGCAGCCGGCGCCGGCTGGTGGTTCTTCGTCCGCGAAGACAACCAGCTTGCGACGAGCGCACCCGAGATCCCCGCAGATCTCGTCGAGGGCGCGACGACGCCCGCTGCCGATGCCACAGCCGTCGATGCGCTGCCCGACGACGCCCTGACGTTTCGCGTCATCCCGGAGCGCTCGGAAGCCGCCTACTTCGCCGACGAGACGCTCGCCAGCGTCGGGCTTCCGTCGACGGCTAAGGGCGCCACGACCGAGATCGAGGGCGAGTTCCACCTGACCGCGGACGGACTCGCGCTCGCCGAAGGCGCAACCTCAAGCTTCGAGGTGCAACTGGCCACCATCACGAGCAACGAGGGCAGGCGCGACAATCGCATGCGCGAGGCGCTCGAGGTGACCCGCTATCCGTCAGCGACCTTCACCGTATCGAGCGTCACCGGCTACGACCCCGCGATCGCCGAGGGCGAAGAGCAATCACTGCAACTTACGGGCACGCTCGACCTGCACGGCGTGCAGCGAGAAGTCACGTGGGACGTGCTAGCGCGCCGCCAGGGCGACGTCTTCACCGCGCTCGCGACGCTCAACTTTCTCTACAGCGACTTCAAAATCCCCGTCCTGAACATCGGCGGCTTCGTCTCCGTCGAAGACGACGTCACGCTGCAAATCCAGATCGTCGCCCAGGCCGTCTGA
- a CDS encoding acetoacetate decarboxylase family protein — translation MPLAGTLDISPLLAAAPEMLDTSAEPWEIESVELLNLSFEIDDRYMTALLPPALHPVIPPTAYFTVARYPDSPAGAFTLAQVRVGCRASALPRGFLLRAYVDSPRACDELRTKWGYNAHVADVGLRVFHDRIVGVVNDGGREILRASLINPEPISGGDVQYVSNLHLAKLADDGGSGTLIQVDPDYRFHRADRGRPQIETFERDAWSAANVAPVFPIAATFVLCDTGFPKIRYVIDPSRPAIAGTRKVAG, via the coding sequence ATGCCGCTCGCCGGCACGCTCGATATCTCGCCGCTGCTCGCCGCTGCGCCGGAAATGCTGGATACGAGCGCCGAGCCGTGGGAGATCGAAAGCGTCGAACTGCTCAACCTTTCGTTCGAGATCGACGACCGCTACATGACGGCGCTGTTGCCACCGGCGTTGCACCCTGTCATCCCGCCAACGGCGTACTTTACGGTCGCACGCTATCCGGACAGTCCGGCTGGAGCGTTCACGCTGGCCCAGGTGCGCGTCGGCTGCCGCGCATCAGCGTTGCCTCGCGGCTTCCTGCTGCGCGCGTACGTCGACTCGCCGCGCGCCTGCGACGAACTGCGCACGAAGTGGGGTTACAACGCGCACGTCGCGGACGTAGGGCTGCGGGTGTTCCACGACCGCATCGTCGGCGTCGTCAACGACGGCGGACGCGAGATCCTGCGCGCATCACTGATCAACCCGGAGCCGATCTCCGGCGGCGACGTGCAGTACGTCTCGAACCTCCACCTCGCGAAGCTCGCCGACGACGGTGGAAGCGGCACGCTGATCCAGGTCGATCCCGACTACCGGTTCCATCGCGCCGACCGCGGCCGCCCGCAGATCGAAACGTTCGAGCGCGATGCATGGTCCGCTGCAAACGTCGCGCCCGTGTTTCCGATCGCGGCGACGTTCGTCTTGTGCGACACGGGCTTCCCGAAGATCCGCTACGTCATCGACCCGTCCCGGCCGGCGATCGCAGGCACGCGCAAGGTCGCCGGCTGA
- a CDS encoding LLM class flavin-dependent oxidoreductase: MKFGIFYELSVPRPWDREAERTVYENALEQVRLADELGFDQVWCVEHHFLEEYSHSSAPELFLTACAMQTKNIRVGHGIVVCVPQFNHPVRIAERAAVLDILSGGRLEMGTGRSATWTELAGFRASPDDTKKTWDEIVRCLPKMWTQERFSHDGYAFSMPSRAILPKPYQKPHPPMWVAVTSPGTEIDAAERGLGSLGLTFGGFSDQEKRIAEYRRRIKSCDPVGEIVNEQVNTVNFLLCHEDDATGIATGTRLAGTFNYLASQLLSAREAYPSRSYPSLGLLPQLRREQTSPGDAPRVPEGLCIGDPARIVDVVRNWEACGVDRINFLLNAVETVPQEQVLASMRLFAKEVMPKFAPATAAATAAAGGN; encoded by the coding sequence ATGAAGTTCGGGATCTTCTACGAGCTGTCCGTGCCGAGGCCATGGGACCGCGAGGCCGAGCGCACCGTCTACGAAAACGCGCTCGAACAGGTGCGCCTCGCCGACGAACTGGGCTTCGACCAGGTGTGGTGCGTCGAGCATCACTTCCTCGAGGAGTACTCGCACTCATCGGCGCCGGAGCTGTTCCTGACGGCGTGCGCCATGCAGACGAAGAACATCCGCGTCGGACACGGCATCGTCGTCTGCGTGCCGCAGTTCAACCACCCGGTGCGCATCGCCGAGCGCGCGGCGGTGCTCGACATCCTCTCCGGCGGCCGGCTGGAGATGGGCACCGGGCGCTCCGCGACCTGGACCGAGCTTGCCGGCTTTCGCGCGAGTCCGGACGACACGAAGAAGACCTGGGATGAAATCGTGCGCTGCCTGCCGAAGATGTGGACGCAGGAGCGCTTCAGCCACGACGGCTACGCGTTTTCGATGCCCTCCCGCGCCATCCTGCCCAAGCCCTACCAGAAACCGCACCCGCCGATGTGGGTGGCGGTGACCAGCCCCGGCACCGAGATCGACGCAGCGGAGCGCGGGCTCGGCAGTCTCGGCCTGACCTTCGGCGGCTTTTCCGACCAGGAGAAGCGCATCGCCGAGTATCGCAGGCGGATCAAGTCATGCGATCCCGTCGGTGAGATCGTGAACGAGCAGGTGAACACAGTGAACTTCCTGCTCTGCCACGAAGACGACGCGACCGGCATCGCCACCGGCACGCGGCTGGCCGGCACGTTCAACTACCTGGCGTCGCAACTGCTGTCGGCGCGCGAGGCGTATCCGTCGCGGTCGTACCCGTCGCTCGGGCTGCTGCCGCAACTGCGTCGAGAGCAGACCAGCCCCGGCGACGCGCCGCGTGTCCCCGAAGGGCTGTGCATCGGCGATCCGGCGCGCATCGTCGATGTCGTGCGCAACTGGGAAGCGTGCGGCGTCGACCGCATCAACTTCCTGTTGAATGCCGTCGAGACGGTGCCGCAGGAGCAGGTGCTCGCGAGCATGCGCCTCTTCGCGAAGGAAGTGATGCCGAAGTTCGCGCCGGCGACCGCGGCGGCAACCGCCGCCGCGGGAGGCAACTGA